A single genomic interval of halophilic archaeon DL31 harbors:
- a CDS encoding HAD-superfamily hydrolase, subfamily IA, variant 1 (KEGG: htu:Htur_2785 HAD-superfamily hydrolase, subfamily IA, variant 1~TIGRFAM: HAD-superfamily hydrolase, subfamily IA, variant 1~PFAM: Haloacid dehalogenase-like hydrolase), giving the protein MQYRAVLFDLDDTLYPYPPCNEAGKQAAFETFQALGYDVSHEPFRELYQEARREVKRELTGTAAAHERFLYFKRLITIHTGSHHSGDTLALGEAYWEAYLDEMELFAGVEETFAELQEAGIDVAIVSNLTTRIQLKKLRRFDLEEQIDYLLTSEETGREKPSSVMFTLTLARLDTRPSEALMVGDSPEADIEGGNAVGLSTALVNNDTQDLADWQQPDFRLDTVGDVLEVAL; this is encoded by the coding sequence ATGCAGTACCGTGCAGTCCTCTTCGACCTGGACGACACGCTCTACCCCTACCCACCCTGTAACGAGGCGGGCAAGCAGGCCGCCTTCGAGACGTTTCAGGCGTTGGGCTACGACGTGAGCCACGAACCCTTCAGGGAGCTCTATCAGGAGGCCCGCCGCGAGGTCAAGCGCGAACTCACCGGCACCGCCGCCGCCCACGAGCGATTCCTCTACTTCAAGCGCCTCATCACCATTCACACCGGCAGCCACCACTCGGGTGACACGCTCGCACTCGGGGAAGCATACTGGGAGGCCTACCTTGACGAGATGGAGCTGTTCGCCGGCGTTGAGGAAACGTTCGCCGAGCTCCAGGAGGCCGGTATCGACGTGGCCATCGTGAGCAACCTCACGACCCGCATCCAACTGAAGAAGCTCCGTCGCTTCGACCTCGAGGAGCAGATCGACTACCTCCTCACGAGCGAGGAGACAGGCCGGGAGAAGCCGAGTTCGGTGATGTTCACGCTCACGCTGGCCCGACTCGATACGCGACCCAGCGAGGCGCTGATGGTCGGGGATTCCCCGGAAGCAGATATCGAAGGAGGCAACGCCGTGGGGCTCTCAACCGCGCTCGTGAACAACGACACCCAAGACCTGGCCGACTGGCAGCAGCCCGACTTCCGACTGGACACCGTCGGCGACGTGCTGGAGGTGGCGCTGTGA
- a CDS encoding Protein of unknown function DUF2276 (PFAM: Protein of unknown function DUF2276~KEGG: nph:NP3262A hypothetical protein) → MTDQEVQQTNTLRQVDVMVRPTTRFPVPLSDGYSVYSALLGVLEDVDADVSAHIHDSPLGSLHSSGLQGVFGDSDRDYHKTLRPNESYQLRLGVVDPADLDIFQALVNALVLDGDTIELSHGTLQVDRFESVNTTHEDIVTEAGSMDNPTIELSFETATCIEEAGEITTMFPHRGAVFSSLLGKWNRSVSDDLELELDRETIERNVIEKPIARTYNTHSVLVNRVKNKDGETRNLFRQGFTGECSYDFKNASDSVQNAVTALGLFAEYSGVGSAVARGCGCVSAEVAGQ, encoded by the coding sequence ATGACCGATCAAGAAGTTCAGCAAACAAATACATTGCGGCAGGTCGATGTGATGGTTCGGCCAACGACACGGTTTCCTGTACCGTTGTCAGACGGCTATTCGGTGTACTCGGCGCTACTTGGCGTTCTCGAGGACGTCGACGCCGACGTGAGCGCCCACATCCATGACTCGCCACTGGGGAGCCTCCACAGCAGCGGCCTGCAAGGTGTGTTCGGTGACAGCGATCGGGACTACCACAAAACCCTGCGTCCGAACGAGAGCTATCAGCTGCGGCTCGGCGTCGTCGATCCGGCCGATTTGGATATTTTTCAGGCGCTGGTGAACGCGCTTGTCCTCGACGGCGACACGATCGAACTCAGTCACGGCACGCTGCAGGTCGATCGGTTTGAAAGTGTGAACACGACACACGAGGATATTGTAACCGAAGCGGGATCGATGGACAATCCGACGATTGAGTTATCCTTCGAGACGGCAACTTGCATCGAGGAAGCCGGCGAGATCACAACGATGTTTCCCCACAGAGGGGCTGTGTTCTCGTCGCTACTCGGGAAGTGGAACCGATCCGTCTCCGACGATCTGGAACTCGAACTCGATCGGGAAACGATCGAACGGAACGTGATCGAGAAACCGATCGCGCGAACGTACAACACGCACTCGGTGCTAGTCAACCGTGTCAAAAACAAGGACGGTGAGACACGGAATCTCTTCCGGCAGGGGTTCACTGGAGAGTGTTCGTATGACTTCAAGAACGCGAGTGATTCGGTTCAAAACGCCGTGACGGCACTCGGGTTGTTTGCTGAGTACAGTGGTGTTGGGAGTGCTGTGGCTCGAGGGTGTGGTTGTGTTTCTGCGGAGGTCGCGGGTCAATGA
- a CDS encoding translation elongation factor aEF-2 (KEGG: hla:Hlac_0152 elongation factor EF-2~TIGRFAM: Translation elongation factor EFG/EF2, archaeal; Small GTP-binding protein~PFAM: Protein synthesis factor, GTP-binding; Translation elongation factor EFTu/EF1A, domain 2; Translation elongation factor EFG/EF2, domain IV; Translation elongation factor EFG/EF2, C-terminal), giving the protein MGRRRKIVEECERLMDAPENIRNIAIAAHVDHGKTTLSDNLLAGAGMISQDTAGEQLAMDTKEDEQERGITIDAANVSMTHTYEDTNHLINLIDTPGHVDFGGDVTRAMRAVDGALVVVDAVEGAMPQTETVLRQALREGVKPTLFINKVDRLISELREGEEEMQERLLTVISTVNELIRGMTEEMDDITEDWTVSVEAGTVGFGSALYKWGVSMPSMQATGISFADIIEMERNDKREELHERSPLSDVVLDMVCEHFPNPVNAQPDRVPRIWRGDADSQLAEDMQMVNEDGEVVFMVTDISMDPHAGEIATGRVFSGTLEKGQDLYVSGTAGTNRIQSVGLFMGSEREEVGHVPAGNIASVTGLRDAIAGSTVSSVEMTPFESIEHISKPVITKSVEAQSMDDLPKLIETLQQVAKEDPTIQIEINEDTGEHLISGQGELHLEVVTQRIEKNQGIPVNTGEPIVVYREKPQQASREVEGVSPNRHNKFYISVHPLDQDIIDKIDLGDVSMDMPELERREALQDAGMDKDTSQNVETIHGTNILIDDTKGIQHLNETMELVVEGLQEALDDGPLAAEPVQGALLRLHDARLHEDTIHRGPAQVIPAVREAVHHALIDGEIRLLEPIQNVRIDVPSEHMGAASGEIQGRRGRVDDMYPEAGQQVIEGIAPVDEMIGFSSDIRSATEGSASWNTENAGFRVLPDNLQREKIMEIRERKGMKLELYQAIDYI; this is encoded by the coding sequence ATGGGCCGACGTAGAAAAATCGTCGAAGAGTGTGAACGATTGATGGACGCACCGGAGAACATCCGGAATATCGCAATCGCAGCACACGTCGACCACGGCAAGACGACGCTCTCTGACAACCTTCTGGCTGGGGCGGGGATGATTTCCCAGGACACCGCTGGCGAGCAGCTGGCGATGGACACGAAGGAAGACGAGCAGGAGCGTGGGATCACTATCGACGCGGCAAACGTTTCGATGACCCACACGTACGAGGACACCAACCACCTCATCAACCTCATCGACACCCCCGGCCACGTCGACTTCGGTGGCGACGTGACTCGGGCGATGCGTGCCGTCGACGGCGCGCTCGTGGTGGTCGACGCGGTCGAGGGCGCGATGCCCCAGACCGAGACGGTGCTCCGGCAGGCACTCCGCGAGGGTGTCAAGCCGACGCTGTTCATCAACAAGGTCGACCGCCTCATCTCCGAGCTCCGGGAGGGCGAAGAGGAGATGCAGGAGCGACTCCTGACGGTCATCTCGACCGTCAACGAACTCATCCGCGGCATGACCGAGGAGATGGACGACATCACCGAAGATTGGACGGTCTCTGTTGAAGCGGGTACCGTCGGCTTCGGTTCGGCGCTCTACAAGTGGGGCGTCTCGATGCCGTCGATGCAGGCGACCGGCATCTCCTTTGCGGACATCATCGAGATGGAGCGCAACGACAAGCGAGAGGAGCTTCACGAGCGCTCGCCGCTTTCCGACGTCGTGCTCGACATGGTCTGTGAGCACTTCCCGAACCCGGTCAACGCACAGCCGGACCGTGTTCCGCGTATCTGGCGTGGCGACGCCGACTCCCAGCTCGCAGAGGACATGCAGATGGTCAACGAAGACGGCGAAGTCGTCTTCATGGTGACCGACATCTCGATGGACCCCCACGCGGGCGAAATCGCGACGGGTCGTGTCTTCTCCGGGACACTGGAGAAGGGCCAGGACCTCTATGTCTCCGGCACCGCCGGCACCAACCGCATCCAGTCCGTCGGGCTCTTCATGGGGTCCGAGCGGGAGGAAGTGGGGCACGTCCCCGCGGGGAATATCGCGTCGGTAACGGGCCTGCGTGACGCCATCGCCGGCTCGACTGTTTCCTCCGTGGAGATGACGCCGTTCGAGTCCATCGAGCACATCTCGAAGCCCGTCATCACGAAGTCCGTCGAGGCGCAGTCCATGGACGACCTGCCGAAGCTCATCGAGACGCTCCAGCAGGTCGCCAAGGAAGACCCGACCATCCAGATCGAGATTAACGAGGACACTGGGGAGCACCTCATCAGCGGCCAGGGTGAGCTCCACCTGGAAGTGGTGACTCAGCGTATCGAGAAGAACCAGGGTATCCCGGTCAACACCGGTGAGCCCATCGTGGTTTACCGCGAGAAGCCCCAGCAAGCGTCCCGCGAGGTCGAAGGGGTCTCGCCGAACCGCCACAACAAGTTCTACATCTCCGTCCACCCGCTCGACCAGGATATCATCGACAAGATCGACCTGGGCGACGTCTCGATGGACATGCCCGAACTCGAGCGCCGTGAAGCGCTCCAGGACGCCGGCATGGACAAGGACACCTCCCAGAACGTGGAGACCATCCACGGGACCAACATCCTCATCGACGACACGAAGGGGATTCAGCACCTGAACGAGACGATGGAGCTGGTGGTCGAAGGGCTGCAGGAAGCACTCGACGACGGGCCGCTCGCCGCAGAGCCGGTCCAGGGTGCGCTCCTGCGCCTGCACGACGCCCGCCTCCACGAGGACACCATCCACCGCGGTCCCGCGCAGGTTATCCCCGCGGTCCGCGAGGCTGTCCACCACGCACTCATCGATGGTGAGATTCGCCTGCTCGAGCCGATTCAGAACGTCCGCATCGACGTTCCATCCGAACACATGGGTGCTGCCTCCGGCGAAATTCAGGGTCGCCGTGGCCGCGTCGACGACATGTACCCCGAGGCCGGCCAGCAGGTCATCGAAGGCATTGCGCCGGTCGACGAGATGATCGGCTTCTCCAGCGACATCCGGAGCGCCACCGAGGGGTCGGCCTCGTGGAACACCGAGAACGCCGGCTTCCGCGTGCTCCCGGACAACCTCCAGCGGGAGAAGATCATGGAGATTCGCGAGCGGAAGGGGATGAAGCTCGAACTCTACCAGGCAATCGACTACATCTAA
- a CDS encoding CRISPR locus-related DNA-binding protein (TIGRFAM: CRISPR locus-related DNA-binding~KEGG: nph:NP3260A hypothetical protein) → MRTYLSTIGFNSTSVTRPLLSHGIDPGDEVVLIRPTKESPPQAKEAIGDVERLLQEIEPDVNLTIEQITHDDFSTAVLECSDLIQVANGDRIVSLGGGARDVLLPFAIAATTHARLLSTVFFFSDLDGGVREWSLPRLTARIQETTISTLQAIADVEEGISIPDLTDRTGCSKSTVTRHVTALADEKAIETWTEGKTKFARATITGHLLLRDRA, encoded by the coding sequence ATGCGGACGTATCTCTCGACGATCGGGTTCAACAGTACGAGCGTCACGCGGCCACTGTTGAGCCATGGGATCGACCCTGGTGACGAAGTGGTACTTATTAGGCCAACCAAGGAGTCACCTCCACAGGCAAAAGAGGCGATCGGCGATGTCGAACGGCTTCTCCAGGAAATCGAACCGGACGTCAATCTCACGATCGAACAAATCACACACGATGACTTTTCAACAGCTGTGCTGGAGTGTAGCGATCTCATTCAAGTTGCAAACGGCGATCGAATCGTCTCACTTGGCGGCGGTGCACGCGACGTACTGTTGCCGTTTGCAATCGCTGCAACAACACACGCTCGATTGCTTTCTACTGTGTTCTTTTTTAGCGATCTCGATGGCGGAGTTCGAGAGTGGTCACTACCTCGACTCACGGCGAGGATTCAGGAAACGACGATCTCGACACTTCAGGCGATCGCCGATGTAGAGGAGGGGATCTCGATTCCTGACCTGACCGATCGAACTGGGTGCTCAAAAAGCACAGTGACCCGCCACGTAACAGCACTTGCTGACGAGAAGGCGATCGAAACATGGACGGAAGGGAAGACAAAATTCGCACGAGCGACTATTACTGGTCACTTGCTTCTCCGCGATCGCGCTTGA
- a CDS encoding 30S ribosomal protein S10 (TIGRFAM: Ribosomal protein S10, eukaryotic/archaeal~HAMAP: 30S ribosomal protein S10~KEGG: hma:rrnAC2405 30S ribosomal protein S10P~PFAM: Ribosomal protein S10), which translates to MPEQQARVRLTGTSPEDLDGICADVQEIAEKTGVSLSGPIPLPTTELNVPSRKSPDGEGTATWEHWEMRVHKRLIDIDADERALRQLMRIQVPNDVSIEIVLED; encoded by the coding sequence ATGCCTGAGCAACAGGCTCGCGTCCGACTCACGGGGACCAGCCCCGAGGACCTGGACGGCATCTGTGCCGACGTCCAAGAGATCGCGGAGAAGACGGGCGTCTCGCTGTCGGGTCCCATCCCGCTGCCCACGACGGAGCTTAACGTTCCGTCTCGGAAGTCCCCGGACGGTGAGGGGACGGCCACTTGGGAGCACTGGGAGATGCGGGTCCACAAGCGACTCATCGACATCGACGCCGACGAACGCGCGCTGCGCCAGCTGATGCGGATTCAGGTCCCCAACGACGTCTCGATCGAGATCGTCCTCGAGGACTGA
- a CDS encoding hypothetical protein (KEGG: hma:rrnAC2421 hypothetical protein), with product MLPDDLPRRRLLALSTVALAGCSSSTPGSEAPSATITDDQSGTSTPTPSEPQYDTRLEHDETAWNGYDPEWTAPSSSPETELSVEVLVENLEIPWDLAFAPNGELFLTERTGRVLRYAEGEVVGVTRPNEAIDAGSVEPGSSDRSWFVDGGEGGTMGLAVHPAYPEVPLLYVYYTANVGDERVNRLVYYDVSKSEPSKHTKTLLEVPAANIHDGGRITFGPANYLWVTTGDTGQEELAGDPDSLVGKVLRLTPDGKAAPENESPGDPRVFTMGHRNPQGVGFLPDATPLADEHGPGPDEVQHLVAGDNYGWPAARRKEQYAGTDYHRPLAQHPMDGSTWAPSGAVFYHGDTVPALSNRYLVGVLAQQRIKVFTVTPPGGDLPPLGETGTRYDADWLDDAYTLTSHDALTGELGRVRHVEEGPDGALYAITSNRDGRANAPFPTERDDVLVRITQS from the coding sequence ATGCTCCCCGATGACCTTCCGCGACGACGGCTCCTCGCGCTCTCGACTGTTGCGCTGGCGGGCTGTAGCAGTTCGACACCAGGGTCGGAGGCACCCTCAGCGACCATCACCGACGACCAGTCCGGGACGTCTACGCCGACGCCGAGCGAGCCCCAGTACGACACCCGTCTCGAACACGACGAGACAGCGTGGAACGGGTACGACCCGGAGTGGACGGCACCCAGCAGTTCTCCAGAAACAGAGCTCTCCGTCGAGGTGCTGGTCGAGAATCTCGAAATTCCGTGGGACCTCGCCTTCGCGCCGAACGGCGAACTCTTCCTCACTGAACGCACCGGACGGGTGTTGCGCTACGCCGAGGGGGAGGTAGTCGGCGTCACCCGCCCCAACGAGGCAATCGACGCCGGCTCGGTCGAACCGGGGAGCAGTGACCGCTCCTGGTTCGTCGACGGCGGCGAGGGTGGGACGATGGGCCTCGCCGTCCACCCGGCGTACCCCGAGGTGCCGCTCCTCTACGTCTACTACACCGCGAACGTCGGCGACGAGCGGGTGAACCGGCTCGTCTACTACGACGTGTCGAAATCGGAGCCGAGCAAACACACCAAAACGCTGCTGGAGGTGCCGGCAGCGAACATCCACGACGGTGGCCGCATCACGTTCGGCCCCGCGAACTATCTCTGGGTGACGACAGGCGATACGGGGCAGGAGGAACTGGCTGGCGACCCGGACTCACTCGTGGGGAAGGTGCTCCGGCTCACCCCTGACGGGAAGGCGGCGCCGGAAAACGAGAGTCCCGGCGACCCACGGGTGTTCACGATGGGCCACCGCAACCCGCAGGGGGTGGGGTTCCTCCCGGATGCGACGCCGCTCGCTGACGAGCACGGGCCCGGCCCGGATGAGGTCCAGCATCTCGTTGCGGGGGACAACTACGGCTGGCCGGCGGCCCGCAGGAAGGAACAGTACGCGGGCACCGACTACCACCGACCGCTCGCACAGCATCCGATGGATGGCTCGACGTGGGCACCCTCGGGGGCGGTGTTCTACCACGGCGACACGGTCCCGGCGCTCTCGAACCGCTATCTGGTCGGCGTGCTCGCCCAACAGCGCATCAAGGTGTTCACCGTGACACCGCCCGGTGGCGACCTCCCGCCGCTGGGCGAGACGGGCACACGCTACGACGCCGATTGGCTCGACGACGCCTACACGCTGACCAGCCACGACGCGCTCACTGGTGAACTCGGACGGGTGCGGCACGTCGAAGAAGGGCCCGACGGCGCGCTTTACGCCATTACGTCGAACCGCGACGGCCGCGCGAACGCGCCATTCCCGACAGAACGTGACGACGTGCTTGTCCGGATCACGCAGTCCTGA
- a CDS encoding translation elongation factor EF-1, subunit alpha (TIGRFAM: Translation elongation factor EF1A, eukaryotic/archaeal; Small GTP-binding protein~KEGG: hla:Hlac_0156 elongation factor 1-alpha~PFAM: Protein synthesis factor, GTP-binding; Translation elongation factor EFTu/EF1A, domain 2; Translation elongation factor EFTu/EF1A, C-terminal) — protein MSEDMPHQNLAIIGHVDHGKSTLVGRLLFETGSVPEHVIEQHREEAEEKGKGGFEFAYVMDNLAEERERGVTIDIAHQEFDTEKYNFTIVDCPGHRDFVKNMITGASQADNAVLVVAADDGVAPQTREHVFLARTLGINELIIGVNKMDIVDYSEDTYKEVREEVTELLNQVRFNTDDAEFIPISAFEGDNIAEASGNMSWYDGPTLVEALNTLPEPQPPTDAPLRLPIQDVYTISGIGTVPVGRIETGVMNIGDNVSFQPSDVGGEVKTIEMHHEEVPTAEPGDNVGFNVRGIGKDDIRRGDVCGPADDPPTVAETFKAQVVVMQHPSVITAGYTPVFHAHTAQVACTIETIDQKLDPSTGEVAEENPDFIKSGDAAVVTVRPQKPISIEPSGEIPELGSFAIRDMGQTIAAGKVLSVNER, from the coding sequence ATGAGCGAAGACATGCCGCATCAGAACCTGGCCATCATTGGCCACGTTGACCACGGGAAAAGCACGCTCGTTGGTCGGCTCCTGTTCGAAACAGGCTCCGTCCCCGAGCACGTGATCGAACAGCACCGCGAAGAGGCTGAGGAGAAAGGCAAGGGCGGCTTCGAGTTCGCCTACGTCATGGACAACCTCGCCGAGGAGCGGGAGCGCGGTGTCACCATCGACATCGCCCACCAAGAGTTCGACACGGAAAAGTACAACTTCACAATCGTCGACTGCCCGGGCCACCGTGACTTTGTGAAGAACATGATCACGGGCGCCTCGCAGGCCGACAACGCAGTCCTCGTCGTCGCCGCCGACGACGGTGTCGCGCCCCAGACCCGAGAGCACGTGTTCCTGGCCCGCACGCTGGGTATCAACGAGCTCATCATCGGCGTGAACAAGATGGACATCGTCGACTACTCCGAAGACACCTACAAGGAGGTCCGAGAAGAGGTTACGGAGCTGCTCAACCAGGTGCGCTTCAACACCGACGACGCCGAGTTCATCCCGATCTCGGCGTTCGAGGGCGACAACATCGCCGAGGCATCCGGCAACATGTCCTGGTACGACGGCCCGACGCTGGTCGAGGCCCTCAACACCCTGCCGGAGCCGCAGCCGCCGACGGACGCGCCGCTGCGCCTCCCCATCCAGGACGTCTACACCATCTCCGGAATCGGTACCGTCCCCGTCGGGCGTATCGAGACCGGTGTGATGAACATCGGCGACAACGTCTCCTTCCAGCCCAGCGACGTGGGCGGCGAAGTCAAGACGATCGAGATGCACCACGAAGAGGTGCCCACGGCCGAGCCCGGTGACAACGTCGGGTTCAACGTCCGTGGCATCGGTAAGGACGACATCCGCCGTGGCGACGTCTGTGGCCCGGCCGACGACCCGCCCACGGTCGCCGAGACGTTCAAGGCCCAGGTCGTCGTCATGCAGCACCCCTCCGTCATCACGGCAGGCTACACGCCGGTCTTCCACGCCCACACGGCACAGGTCGCGTGTACCATCGAGACAATCGACCAGAAGCTGGACCCGTCCACCGGCGAGGTCGCCGAGGAGAACCCGGACTTCATCAAGTCCGGCGACGCCGCTGTCGTAACGGTGCGCCCGCAGAAGCCCATCTCCATCGAGCCCTCGGGCGAGATTCCGGAGCTGGGTAGCTTCGCCATCCGCGACATGGGTCAGACCATCGCGGCCGGCAAAGTGCTCAGCGTCAACGAGCGATAG
- a CDS encoding Homoserine dehydrogenase (KEGG: hje:HacjB3_15185 homoserine dehydrogenase~PFAM: Homoserine dehydrogenase, catalytic; Glutamate/phenylalanine/leucine/valine dehydrogenase, C-terminal), with product MKLAVAGVGAVGRAVAELASEYGHDVVGLADSGGAVLGEPFDVDAVLDRKTRTGSVGDADHEAFLAAEYDVLVEATPTTLGDAEPGFSNAVAALERDRHVVLANKGPVAERYDELRAVEAESAGSIRFEATVGGAIPAVHTVEDLGPARVERVRGVLNGTANFVLSRMAAEGLAYDHVLAEAQELGVAEADPSFDVEGTDAALKCVIIANVLREARPAYDGAFTLADAEVAGIDDLPASALKLASNDGQTVRLVGEASPDGIRVGPRLVPENGTLAVTGTQNIVQVETAHAGELNLSGRGAGGTETASAVLSDVGRLPPL from the coding sequence GTGAAACTCGCTGTCGCCGGTGTGGGCGCAGTCGGCCGAGCCGTCGCGGAGTTGGCGAGCGAGTACGGCCACGACGTCGTCGGGCTGGCAGATTCTGGCGGTGCCGTGTTGGGGGAGCCGTTCGATGTGGACGCGGTTCTCGACCGCAAGACACGAACCGGGAGCGTCGGCGATGCCGACCACGAGGCGTTCCTCGCTGCAGAGTACGACGTGCTCGTCGAGGCGACGCCGACGACACTGGGCGACGCCGAGCCGGGGTTCTCGAACGCGGTGGCCGCGCTCGAACGGGACCGCCACGTCGTCCTCGCGAACAAGGGGCCAGTCGCCGAGCGCTACGACGAACTCCGGGCGGTCGAAGCCGAGAGCGCAGGCAGCATTCGGTTCGAGGCGACCGTCGGTGGCGCCATCCCGGCGGTCCACACCGTCGAGGATCTCGGGCCCGCACGCGTCGAGCGTGTCCGCGGTGTGCTCAACGGGACGGCAAACTTCGTACTCTCGCGGATGGCCGCCGAGGGGCTGGCCTACGACCACGTGCTCGCGGAGGCACAGGAGCTCGGTGTCGCCGAGGCTGATCCCAGCTTCGACGTGGAGGGGACCGACGCAGCGCTGAAGTGCGTCATCATCGCGAACGTGCTCCGGGAGGCCCGGCCGGCGTACGACGGCGCGTTCACGCTGGCCGACGCTGAGGTGGCAGGCATCGACGACCTCCCGGCCAGCGCCCTGAAGCTCGCGAGCAACGACGGACAGACAGTCCGACTCGTGGGCGAAGCCAGCCCGGACGGAATCCGAGTCGGCCCCCGTCTGGTGCCCGAGAACGGCACGCTTGCGGTGACCGGAACCCAGAATATCGTACAAGTGGAGACGGCCCACGCGGGCGAGCTGAACCTCTCGGGACGTGGTGCGGGCGGGACGGAGACGGCGTCGGCGGTGCTGTCAGACGTGGGGCGGCTCCCCCCGCTCTGA
- a CDS encoding amino acid-binding ACT domain protein (PFAM: Amino acid-binding ACT~KEGG: nmg:Nmag_2514 amino acid-binding ACT domain protein) — MSEEPREPSTDGGITTHTLRLELDDEPGELASTLDPIAERGGNLLSVFHERGNLTPGGRIPVEVDLECPAGRFDAIVDALRERGVSVVAADEEYYGEALRVLLAGDVVESNLSQMLRAIEAGDVVTIKEMQLSAIQGTDAESSALFRLGAPANGREAAIERMREVADENSLTIVEPLEVAE, encoded by the coding sequence GTGAGTGAGGAACCAAGGGAGCCCTCCACGGATGGTGGAATCACCACACATACCCTTCGACTAGAGCTCGACGACGAGCCAGGCGAGCTCGCCAGTACCCTCGACCCCATCGCCGAGCGAGGTGGAAACCTGCTCTCGGTGTTCCACGAGCGAGGGAATCTCACACCCGGCGGCCGCATCCCCGTCGAAGTCGACCTCGAGTGTCCCGCCGGTCGGTTCGACGCCATCGTCGACGCGCTCCGCGAGCGCGGGGTGAGCGTCGTCGCGGCCGATGAGGAGTACTACGGTGAGGCGCTCCGTGTGCTCCTGGCCGGGGATGTAGTGGAAAGTAACCTCTCCCAGATGCTTCGGGCAATCGAGGCTGGGGACGTGGTGACCATCAAAGAGATGCAGCTCTCGGCGATTCAGGGGACTGACGCCGAATCGAGCGCGCTGTTCCGACTGGGTGCGCCTGCAAACGGGCGAGAGGCAGCCATCGAGCGGATGCGGGAGGTCGCCGACGAAAACAGTCTCACGATCGTCGAACCCCTGGAGGTGGCAGAGTGA
- a CDS encoding hypothetical protein (KEGG: hbo:Hbor_28150 hypothetical protein), with amino-acid sequence MDIRLPESGPAGPFLGAAELFETEHDLGLPVHVRVRDDPDERTWAGHYDDRHVLNISRQAATSAMARELALHELSHMARYEERHPSHHQSTREAIYLALAGKRVESRKLSHVYQLANHMKDIYADDITLSLAPGEKLVTFLESRLAAAVADRPPAVPTGWRLASSNADPEITAVNAAFALALVERHGLIEDDHRLYDLAHAAADDAPEVEIEQFIDAFGSLDDDPSKSEYRKALVDVTQAYVGDGVQAD; translated from the coding sequence ATGGATATTCGACTACCCGAGAGCGGCCCCGCAGGGCCGTTCCTCGGGGCTGCCGAGCTGTTCGAGACCGAACACGACCTCGGGCTGCCCGTTCACGTCCGCGTGCGGGACGACCCCGACGAGCGCACCTGGGCCGGCCACTACGACGACCGGCACGTGCTCAACATCTCCCGGCAGGCCGCGACCAGCGCGATGGCTCGCGAACTCGCCCTCCACGAACTCTCCCACATGGCACGCTACGAGGAGCGCCACCCCTCCCACCACCAGTCGACCCGGGAAGCCATCTACCTCGCCCTCGCTGGCAAGCGTGTCGAGAGCCGAAAACTCAGCCACGTCTACCAGCTCGCCAACCACATGAAGGACATCTACGCCGACGACATCACCCTCTCGTTGGCGCCGGGCGAGAAACTGGTGACGTTCCTCGAGTCCCGGCTGGCCGCAGCCGTCGCCGACCGTCCACCGGCTGTCCCGACGGGCTGGCGACTCGCAAGTTCGAACGCGGACCCCGAAATCACGGCGGTTAACGCCGCCTTCGCACTCGCGCTGGTGGAACGCCACGGCCTGATCGAGGATGACCACCGGCTCTACGACCTCGCGCATGCGGCCGCCGACGACGCACCCGAGGTCGAAATCGAGCAGTTCATCGACGCCTTCGGCTCACTGGACGACGACCCCTCAAAGAGTGAGTACCGCAAGGCGCTGGTCGACGTGACCCAGGCCTACGTCGGCGACGGTGTCCAAGCAGACTGA